In a genomic window of Chrysemys picta bellii isolate R12L10 chromosome 1, ASM1138683v2, whole genome shotgun sequence:
- the BCLAF3 gene encoding BCLAF1 and THRAP3 family member 3 isoform X2 → MARSRSRSPRWKHRSLSPAFRSPEHHRQRHAHINYDCEYKRFRKDLKKPVSWRVEDGKYGQSNSRFAPHGNIHHRIYEHRSSLPNVKRIPLEDTYSHKPYRTHSSERGEGNRRYQFPPKYSEVSYKEHDEPFYPHKMQERYMPEDFRVTGDEKGMKPFHRPLGASCKFERKWHEDEMRHQKFQEDKYGQSLRRASEEFTTRSSLQKRYPEDRDYREHGHTSKRAKEIERYDGGEIARNHKWKQDRSFPPYQKKEEQRNIGPQARRSAEREYTKSSVTKIAYDYSYKHHRHPDGTKSFSDDRAQKYIKQEDQKYNSPKGALNSKELDYCSGGRVRQTEEGHNEVPIKYSSEKGCNACANSYKNDVDLRPFNNTKKERVRNEGDFRKKIDSSNSHHDTSHTVSDVKMSDVTPRKELLTIKVDMKKMMNKYRTASSHTMERQMSHDLVAVGRKNENFHPVFEHMESVTQNVENNPSKEFTQEIITIIHQVKANYFTSSDLTLNERFSKIQDKPVVNLNEVKIYSDPEIHRRIDISLAELQNKLAMPCESGQTVVRVLEDPNDLRHDIERRRKERLQNEDERVFHIDSVIQRNEHNGSFSKLQNSQIDGFQKPIRFLKPPFRKFIRKPHMNSYYAAKSNDIFTHRPFGGHLENPRPFRRPFKRETCRGIALEPSS, encoded by the exons gtcCTTATCACCTGCATTTAGGAGTCCAGAACACCATAGACAAAGACATGCTCATATTAATTATGACTGTGAATATAAGAGATTTAGGAAGGACCTAAAGAAACCTGTGTCTTGGAGAGTAGAAGATGGGAAATACGGACAAAGCAATTCTAGGTTTGCACCACATGGGAATATCCACCACAGAATTTATGAGCATAGATCATCTTTGCCAAATGTAAAAAGAATTCCTTTAGAGGATACATATAGTCATAAACCCTATAGAACACATTCATCAGAAAGGGGTGAAGGCAACAGGAGATATCAGTTTCCACCCAAATACTCAGAAGTATCCTACAAAGAACATGATGAACCTTTTTACCCACACAAAATGCAAGAAAGATATATGCCTGAGGACTTCAGAGTCACTGGAGATGAAAAAGGAATGAAACCTTTTCATAGACCATTAGGGGCTTCATGTAAATTTGAAAGAAAATGGCATGAAGATGAAATGAGGCACCAGAAGTTTCAGGAAGACAAATATGGTCAGTCGCTCCGAAGAGCTTCTGAAGAATTTACGACAAGGAGCTCTTTGCAGAAGAG GTATCCTGAAGATCGTGATTACAGAGAACATGGGCATACATCTAAAAGGGCTAAAGAAATTGAGAGATATGACGGTGGAGAAATAGCAAGAAATCACAAATGGAAGCAAGATCGTTCTTTTCCACCCTACCAAAAAAAGGAGGAGCAAAGAAACATTGGTCCACAAGCTCGTCGTTCTGCTGAAAGGGAGTACACAAAGAGTTCTGTTACGAAGATAGCATATGACTATAGTTACAAACATCATAGACACCCAGATGGGACAAAATCTTTTTCTGATGATAGAGCTCAGAAGTATATAAAGCAGGAAGACCAAAAATATAATTCTCCTAAGGGTGCTCTGAATAGCAAAGAGTTAGATTATTGTAGTGGTGGAAGAGTAAGACAGACTGAAGAAGGGCATAATGAAGTACCCATTAAATATAGTTCAGAGAAGGGTTGCAATGCATGTGCCAACTCTTACAAAAATGATGTTGATCTGAGACCCTTTAATAACACAAAGAAGGAAAGAGTAAGGAATGAAGgggatttcagaaaaaaaatagattCTTCTAATAGCCATCATGACACAAGTCATACAGTTTCAGATGTGAAAATGTCAGATGTCACTCCTAGGAAGGAGCTGCTCACAATCAAAGTGGATATGAAGAAAATGATGAACAAGTacag GACTGCTTCTAGCCATACTATGGAGCGGCAGATGTCACATGATCTGGTTGCTGTTGGcaggaaaaatgaaaattttcatccaGTGTTTGAACACATGGAATCTGTAACACAAAATGTCGAGAACAACCCATCCAAAGAATTTACTCAAGAAATCATAACAATTATCCATCAAGTTAAAG CAAATTATTTTACATCATCTGACCTAACTTTAAATGAACGCTTCTCAAAAATTCAAGATAAACCAGTTGTAAATTTAAATGAAGTTAAAATATATTCAGATCCAGAAATTCACAG GAGAATTGATATATCTTTGGCAGAACTTCAGAATAAACTAGCTATGCCATGTGAATCTGGACAG ACTGTTGTGAGAGTTCTAGAAGATCCAAATGATCTACGGCATGATatagagaggaggagaaaagagaggCTGCAGAATGAAGATGAGAGAGTGTTTCACATAGACAGTGTAATTCAAAG GAATGAGCACAACGGTAGCTTTTCAAAATTACAGAACTCTCAAATTGATGGGTTCCAAAAACCTATAAGATTCCTAAAACCACCTTTCAGGAAATTTATTAGGAAACCTCACATG AATTCTTATTATGCTGCAAAATCAAATGACATCTTTACTCACAGACCATTTGGAGGACACCTGGAAAATCCAAGACCCTTCAGAAGACCCTTTAAG AGAGAGACATGCAGGGGGATAGCCTTGGAACCATCTTCCTAA
- the BCLAF3 gene encoding BCLAF1 and THRAP3 family member 3 isoform X1 has protein sequence MARSRSRSPRWKHRSLSPAFRSPEHHRQRHAHINYDCEYKRFRKDLKKPVSWRVEDGKYGQSNSRFAPHGNIHHRIYEHRSSLPNVKRIPLEDTYSHKPYRTHSSERGEGNRRYQFPPKYSEVSYKEHDEPFYPHKMQERYMPEDFRVTGDEKGMKPFHRPLGASCKFERKWHEDEMRHQKFQEDKYGQSLRRASEEFTTRSSLQKRYPEDRDYREHGHTSKRAKEIERYDGGEIARNHKWKQDRSFPPYQKKEEQRNIGPQARRSAEREYTKSSVTKIAYDYSYKHHRHPDGTKSFSDDRAQKYIKQEDQKYNSPKGALNSKELDYCSGGRVRQTEEGHNEVPIKYSSEKGCNACANSYKNDVDLRPFNNTKKERVRNEGDFRKKIDSSNSHHDTSHTVSDVKMSDVTPRKELLTIKVDMKKMMNKYRTASSHTMERQMSHDLVAVGRKNENFHPVFEHMESVTQNVENNPSKEFTQEIITIIHQVKANYFTSSDLTLNERFSKIQDKPVVNLNEVKIYSDPEIHRRIDISLAELQNKLAMPCESGQTVVRVLEDPNDLRHDIERRRKERLQNEDERVFHIDSVIQRNEHNGSFSKLQNSQIDGFQKPIRFLKPPFRKFIRKPHMNSYYAAKSNDIFTHRPFGGHLENPRPFRRPFKNNFTDGRLQHSYKSGLVQKGLYIQAKYQRLRSAGVRGFTTYKFREGFLRKEKEQSGIATET, from the exons gtcCTTATCACCTGCATTTAGGAGTCCAGAACACCATAGACAAAGACATGCTCATATTAATTATGACTGTGAATATAAGAGATTTAGGAAGGACCTAAAGAAACCTGTGTCTTGGAGAGTAGAAGATGGGAAATACGGACAAAGCAATTCTAGGTTTGCACCACATGGGAATATCCACCACAGAATTTATGAGCATAGATCATCTTTGCCAAATGTAAAAAGAATTCCTTTAGAGGATACATATAGTCATAAACCCTATAGAACACATTCATCAGAAAGGGGTGAAGGCAACAGGAGATATCAGTTTCCACCCAAATACTCAGAAGTATCCTACAAAGAACATGATGAACCTTTTTACCCACACAAAATGCAAGAAAGATATATGCCTGAGGACTTCAGAGTCACTGGAGATGAAAAAGGAATGAAACCTTTTCATAGACCATTAGGGGCTTCATGTAAATTTGAAAGAAAATGGCATGAAGATGAAATGAGGCACCAGAAGTTTCAGGAAGACAAATATGGTCAGTCGCTCCGAAGAGCTTCTGAAGAATTTACGACAAGGAGCTCTTTGCAGAAGAG GTATCCTGAAGATCGTGATTACAGAGAACATGGGCATACATCTAAAAGGGCTAAAGAAATTGAGAGATATGACGGTGGAGAAATAGCAAGAAATCACAAATGGAAGCAAGATCGTTCTTTTCCACCCTACCAAAAAAAGGAGGAGCAAAGAAACATTGGTCCACAAGCTCGTCGTTCTGCTGAAAGGGAGTACACAAAGAGTTCTGTTACGAAGATAGCATATGACTATAGTTACAAACATCATAGACACCCAGATGGGACAAAATCTTTTTCTGATGATAGAGCTCAGAAGTATATAAAGCAGGAAGACCAAAAATATAATTCTCCTAAGGGTGCTCTGAATAGCAAAGAGTTAGATTATTGTAGTGGTGGAAGAGTAAGACAGACTGAAGAAGGGCATAATGAAGTACCCATTAAATATAGTTCAGAGAAGGGTTGCAATGCATGTGCCAACTCTTACAAAAATGATGTTGATCTGAGACCCTTTAATAACACAAAGAAGGAAAGAGTAAGGAATGAAGgggatttcagaaaaaaaatagattCTTCTAATAGCCATCATGACACAAGTCATACAGTTTCAGATGTGAAAATGTCAGATGTCACTCCTAGGAAGGAGCTGCTCACAATCAAAGTGGATATGAAGAAAATGATGAACAAGTacag GACTGCTTCTAGCCATACTATGGAGCGGCAGATGTCACATGATCTGGTTGCTGTTGGcaggaaaaatgaaaattttcatccaGTGTTTGAACACATGGAATCTGTAACACAAAATGTCGAGAACAACCCATCCAAAGAATTTACTCAAGAAATCATAACAATTATCCATCAAGTTAAAG CAAATTATTTTACATCATCTGACCTAACTTTAAATGAACGCTTCTCAAAAATTCAAGATAAACCAGTTGTAAATTTAAATGAAGTTAAAATATATTCAGATCCAGAAATTCACAG GAGAATTGATATATCTTTGGCAGAACTTCAGAATAAACTAGCTATGCCATGTGAATCTGGACAG ACTGTTGTGAGAGTTCTAGAAGATCCAAATGATCTACGGCATGATatagagaggaggagaaaagagaggCTGCAGAATGAAGATGAGAGAGTGTTTCACATAGACAGTGTAATTCAAAG GAATGAGCACAACGGTAGCTTTTCAAAATTACAGAACTCTCAAATTGATGGGTTCCAAAAACCTATAAGATTCCTAAAACCACCTTTCAGGAAATTTATTAGGAAACCTCACATG AATTCTTATTATGCTGCAAAATCAAATGACATCTTTACTCACAGACCATTTGGAGGACACCTGGAAAATCCAAGACCCTTCAGAAGACCCTTTAAG AACAACTTTACAGATGGTCGATTGCAACACAGTTATAAATCAGGCTTAGTACAGAAGGGTTTATATATTCAGGCTAAGTACCAGCGGCTACGTTCTGCTGGTGTAAGGGGATTTACCACTTATAAATTCAGAGAAGGATTTTTGAGGAAAGAAAAG GAACAGTCAGGCATTGCCACAGAAACCTGA
- the BCLAF3 gene encoding BCLAF1 and THRAP3 family member 3 isoform X3, translating into MARSRSRSPRWKHRSLSPAFRSPEHHRQRHAHINYDCEYKRFRKDLKKPVSWRVEDGKYGQSNSRFAPHGNIHHRIYEHRSSLPNVKRIPLEDTYSHKPYRTHSSERGEGNRRYQFPPKYSEVSYKEHDEPFYPHKMQERYMPEDFRVTGDEKGMKPFHRPLGASCKFERKWHEDEMRHQKFQEDKYGQSLRRASEEFTTRSSLQKRYPEDRDYREHGHTSKRAKEIERYDGGEIARNHKWKQDRSFPPYQKKEEQRNIGPQARRSAEREYTKSSVTKIAYDYSYKHHRHPDGTKSFSDDRAQKYIKQEDQKYNSPKGALNSKELDYCSGGRVRQTEEGHNEVPIKYSSEKGCNACANSYKNDVDLRPFNNTKKERVRNEGDFRKKIDSSNSHHDTSHTVSDVKMSDVTPRKELLTIKVDMKKMMNKYRTASSHTMERQMSHDLVAVGRKNENFHPVFEHMESVTQNVENNPSKEFTQEIITIIHQVKANYFTSSDLTLNERFSKIQDKPVVNLNEVKIYSDPEIHRRIDISLAELQNKLAMPCESGQTVVRVLEDPNDLRHDIERRRKERLQNEDERVFHIDSVIQRNEHNGSFSKLQNSQIDGFQKPIRFLKPPFRKFIRKPHMETANKGVLGQQKMPLP; encoded by the exons gtcCTTATCACCTGCATTTAGGAGTCCAGAACACCATAGACAAAGACATGCTCATATTAATTATGACTGTGAATATAAGAGATTTAGGAAGGACCTAAAGAAACCTGTGTCTTGGAGAGTAGAAGATGGGAAATACGGACAAAGCAATTCTAGGTTTGCACCACATGGGAATATCCACCACAGAATTTATGAGCATAGATCATCTTTGCCAAATGTAAAAAGAATTCCTTTAGAGGATACATATAGTCATAAACCCTATAGAACACATTCATCAGAAAGGGGTGAAGGCAACAGGAGATATCAGTTTCCACCCAAATACTCAGAAGTATCCTACAAAGAACATGATGAACCTTTTTACCCACACAAAATGCAAGAAAGATATATGCCTGAGGACTTCAGAGTCACTGGAGATGAAAAAGGAATGAAACCTTTTCATAGACCATTAGGGGCTTCATGTAAATTTGAAAGAAAATGGCATGAAGATGAAATGAGGCACCAGAAGTTTCAGGAAGACAAATATGGTCAGTCGCTCCGAAGAGCTTCTGAAGAATTTACGACAAGGAGCTCTTTGCAGAAGAG GTATCCTGAAGATCGTGATTACAGAGAACATGGGCATACATCTAAAAGGGCTAAAGAAATTGAGAGATATGACGGTGGAGAAATAGCAAGAAATCACAAATGGAAGCAAGATCGTTCTTTTCCACCCTACCAAAAAAAGGAGGAGCAAAGAAACATTGGTCCACAAGCTCGTCGTTCTGCTGAAAGGGAGTACACAAAGAGTTCTGTTACGAAGATAGCATATGACTATAGTTACAAACATCATAGACACCCAGATGGGACAAAATCTTTTTCTGATGATAGAGCTCAGAAGTATATAAAGCAGGAAGACCAAAAATATAATTCTCCTAAGGGTGCTCTGAATAGCAAAGAGTTAGATTATTGTAGTGGTGGAAGAGTAAGACAGACTGAAGAAGGGCATAATGAAGTACCCATTAAATATAGTTCAGAGAAGGGTTGCAATGCATGTGCCAACTCTTACAAAAATGATGTTGATCTGAGACCCTTTAATAACACAAAGAAGGAAAGAGTAAGGAATGAAGgggatttcagaaaaaaaatagattCTTCTAATAGCCATCATGACACAAGTCATACAGTTTCAGATGTGAAAATGTCAGATGTCACTCCTAGGAAGGAGCTGCTCACAATCAAAGTGGATATGAAGAAAATGATGAACAAGTacag GACTGCTTCTAGCCATACTATGGAGCGGCAGATGTCACATGATCTGGTTGCTGTTGGcaggaaaaatgaaaattttcatccaGTGTTTGAACACATGGAATCTGTAACACAAAATGTCGAGAACAACCCATCCAAAGAATTTACTCAAGAAATCATAACAATTATCCATCAAGTTAAAG CAAATTATTTTACATCATCTGACCTAACTTTAAATGAACGCTTCTCAAAAATTCAAGATAAACCAGTTGTAAATTTAAATGAAGTTAAAATATATTCAGATCCAGAAATTCACAG GAGAATTGATATATCTTTGGCAGAACTTCAGAATAAACTAGCTATGCCATGTGAATCTGGACAG ACTGTTGTGAGAGTTCTAGAAGATCCAAATGATCTACGGCATGATatagagaggaggagaaaagagaggCTGCAGAATGAAGATGAGAGAGTGTTTCACATAGACAGTGTAATTCAAAG GAATGAGCACAACGGTAGCTTTTCAAAATTACAGAACTCTCAAATTGATGGGTTCCAAAAACCTATAAGATTCCTAAAACCACCTTTCAGGAAATTTATTAGGAAACCTCACATG GAAACTGCAAACAAGGGAGTTCTTGGACAGCAGAAAATGCCTTTGCCTTGA